In Anas platyrhynchos isolate ZD024472 breed Pekin duck chromosome 15, IASCAAS_PekinDuck_T2T, whole genome shotgun sequence, the DNA window AGGGTGTGAGGGCACCACAGTTAGCCAGAGAAGCCTGAGGCTTGCTCAGaactctgctgcttctcccagtagAGGAGTGCTGTTAGCCTCCCAGTCCTGGCCAAACTCAGGCTCCCTGGTGGGCTTGAGTGAGGTCAAAACTCCGTGTTCCCTgtcctgcagggctctgcagagtgctgctgccttttggcaccccagaagctgctgcttttcagttgTTCATATATAAGACAATGGCTTGCAGCTTCATTTAGTTAATGCTTGCAAAGGGATTTGACATCCGCTAATGAAAGGCACAGAGTATTATGAATATTCTTCTATATTCCATTTTATTGGGAATTTAATAGAAACTGTATATTATTCCTGCTTCTGTGCTACATGTGAAGAGAGATGGCTCTGTGACGAGATCACTAATGCTCCTGACATGCTTCAGAGTGCTCGGATGGAGCTCTAACAACAAGAGCAGAGAGCGGGATTGTTTATTGCAGGGGGGGTGCTATCCCCAAAGGTGCTGGAGGCTGGTGCAGTTCCACTGCATCATTTCAGTAAGCAGCTCTTCATGGAGACACTGAGATTTACTGgttaatatggaaaaaaaaaaaaaagattctccTGCAGGAAGCAGGCTGGCTTCATTTGCAGCCCTGGTttggcagctctggagagagcaCCATGCAGCTGTGCAGGGCAGGAAAAGGCCGCGTGAGCAGGGCTGCAGATAACAGCTCTGAAGGGCGACTTGCAGCCCTTCCAGCACTGCTGCCAAGCCCCGGCCCTGCGGCACGGGAATGTGGCTGAGGAGGCCCCAGGGGACCCAAGGGTGAGCTCGGGACCAGTGAGATGCTGCAGCCTTTGTGCCTTTCTTTATATTCGTTAGCATGTCAGATTGAATTTGCCACTCTATCAGGTTAAACTGTTGCTGTACATTTCTGCTGTAAGCACAGAGAGCTACTTCAAGTGGCAAAATTTACAGTGCGTTTGATGGGTTTACAAACCAGCTGTCCCATGCACCTGGCAGCAGGACAGCTTCACCAGAGGAGCTACAGAAGAGTGCATGCAGTGAACCGACTGGCCAAAACAGGGAGAGGCTGGTGTTCTTCTCCTTGGAGGCTTCTCAGGAAAATGAGAGGAGTAACACGGGCTAAAGTGAAGGGTGAAGTAGAGAAACTGTGTGCGGACTTGAAGGGTGGGAGTTGCAGCATGGCAGAGCATCTCCCTGGCTTTAGCTTGCACCATGATTGTGGCCTGATCCTGAACGGGGCAGGATCCTCAAAGCACCAAACCACGTGCTTGGTACTTCTCAGGCGCAGGACCTGTGTTGGAGTCTCAGCTGCCTGCAAGCTGCCCCCTCTAGGCTGGTTTTTGCCCTCTGCTGCAGACCCAAGAGTGCCCCGAGCTATAAAACAGGCAGAACAGCTGCTGAGGCCCTTGTGCCACAGGCTGTGGTACCTCCATCCTTCCCCATCGTTAGCCACAGGGGGTAATTTATCTTACATTGTTTACACTGACACTGCTGTTCTCTTTGTCTCCACAGCACACGTTTTGTAGAAGATGTGCCTTAACATCTGGTGAGTACACAACTGTTCTCCTGTGATGCAGCCAAAACGCTGccattttctggtttgtttgctCTCACTTAAAAAGAAACCTGCAGAAAGAAGGGCTTAAAGCAAGCTGTCAGTCCCAGGCTACCACTGCAGCAGCAAGTtactgggctgggggctgtgcagCCCTGAGCTCCCATGGTATGCGCTGCAGCATGGGCACCAGGGGGCTGGGCTGGCCCTTGGGCACGGGATGTTCTCAAATCCAGGAACAGGCCATGGATAATCCCAGGATAATGTGCATCTCGCCCAGCCTTGACCCATTGATTTCAGAGTGAAAGCTTTCTGTGGCTGCCTGTCCAGGGAACAAGGGGCTGTGTTTGGCCGAGGCCCAGCAGagccctcctcccccagcccatTAGTGgcagctccccatccccacaagCAGCGGCTCACGGGGCTGCTCGGGCTCCCCCAACTCTTCCAGGAGCCTGGTGGAGCCCAAGtgcctggctgccagcctgccccGAGCAGCTCCCGCTTGGTTTGGGCTCTGTGCTGTGAGTACTGTGCTTGGCACGAGCTCCTGCCCATCTTGGAAAGCCGCTCAGCACAAAGCTGGGCCGTTCACGTTGCCAGAACAACAAGCCCCAAGGAAGCTCCCCGAGGAGCCCAGCAAACAGTAGCTCTTTCTGCCTCGGGATGTTCATCTTCCACATGTCAGGGGGTCCCTCTGCTTCGCATGCCAACTTCTCTGTCGCTGCGCTGTCCTACATCTATCCCAACCAACAAATTTGTAGCAAAAGGCTCTGCAATTGCAGTCCTGCATTGCTCCTGCCCTCAGAGCTCGTCTTCACTGTTAGcagtggtgctgagccccaggTTTGGGTGGGAGACTGGGTTATGTGTGGgcaccagcagctctggggacacTGTCTGTGAATAATCTCGCACTTCAGCAAGCACGAGGCAGTCTGACTCAGCATGGTACTCCTGCACTGGCAGCTAGCTTGAGTTAACAGGGATGGACATCAACTGTAAGTGCTCACCAAGCtccaaggcagagcagagccagtgGTTTGCAGATGTTCTGTGAATATTGTGGCTCCATGGCTGCTGTCACCAGCCTGGGAGTTGGCTGGCTTGGCTGGAGAAggcaaaagaataaaatctcCACACGGAGACTCTTTGAAACACTCCCGCTGTGTCCCAGCCCTTGCtgactctctttttcttccccacctTTTAGAGAAGTGCCCCGTGGACAACGCCAAACTGACTGTGGTGGTCAACAACATCGCCGTGGCTGAGCAGATCGGGGAGCTCTTCATTCACTGCAAGTATGGTTGCCGGCCCGCAGCCAGCAGCAAGCCCGCCGCCTTCGAGGTGGATCCCCGTGGGTGTCCGTTTACAATTAAGCTGAGTGCCAGGAAGTAAGTGGCTTGTCACCAGCACGCAGCCTCACGGGGAACAGGCTCTGCCCCCAGCACTTGCTGTTGTATCCGAGCTGCCCGGCGGCTCCTAGGGACAGGGCAGCTCCCATCTGCAGCGCCCTGCTGGGGTGTGCGTGGTGTGGGAATGGGCAGGGTGACTCGAGGGGACAATTTTTTCCACTGCATCTCAGTCTTAGCGTGGGGGCAGATGGGCTGGTCTCAGGGAAAGTGACTGTTCTCTGCTCACGGCTTGCCTGATGGTCTCAGCATCAGGGCAGGGGACACAGCGTGAAAGGAGCCACCTCACATCCTGGGGGAAACACTGGGACTGTGCTCAAGCAAGGACTTTGGGATTCGTTTTGTAAAAGGAGCCAGCGTGGTTGTATCCTGGGAACGAGCCTTCTGAAATGCACTTCCCTTCCCATCCTCAGTGTATTCACTCTCTTCCCTATCACCTGGCCATTATCTGCTGCTGCGAGATGTTGGGAGCCTCAGCCCATCGGCTGCAAGAGCAGCTGCTCCCCGCATAAATGCAGCCTATTGCTCTCAACTTGCTAGCCAGATGAGAATTTAAAGCTGGCATCACAGTGTTAGGACAGGAGGCTTTGATCACCTGACAGTGTCACAGGCCTGGTTAGCTCCTTTCCTGATGATCTGCGGGGTTTCCgttcatttttcacttgttgctgattttccttccttttgcttttctccgTGGGCAGAGACCATGAAAGCAGCTGTGATTACAGGCCCGTTCGCTGCCCCAACAACCCCAGCTGCCCGCCTCTCCTGAAGATGAACCTGGAGGCACATCTGAAAGAGTGCGAGCACATAAAGTGTCCCCACTCCAAGTACGGGTAAGGAGCTGGTGCTTTCAGTGGGAAGCAGCTGCAGTTTTTCCACTGGTTTTGATGGCTCTAAGATTGGGCTCGTGGTGACACCATCTTCTGTCTCTTGCCCAAAATCTGCTGCTCCTTGCAGCTACCTAGACAGATATTTCGGGGACAGAGCCCTGGCCAGAAGAATTGGAACTTCCTGGCCTCTCTGTCACCCTGCAGTCACCTGCACCCAGCAGGGTGGTGAGCCACAGTGCCACTGCTcctgggaggaggagcagaacaGCTGGGGACCCACGGAGCTGGAGCCAGCTGAGCAGCTCTCTCgcactgggagcactgctgcagccagctcctgccttccccctgTAGGTGCACATTCATAGGAAACCAAGACACTTACGAGACCCACTTGGAGACGTGCAAGTTTGAGGGTCTGAAGGAGTTCCTGCAGCAGACGGACGATCGCTTCCATGAGATGCAGGTGGCGATGGCCCAGAAGGACCAGGAGATTGCCTTCCTGCGCTCCatgctggggaagctctcggAGAAGATTGACCAGCTGGAGAAGAACCTGGAGCTCAAGTTCGGTGAGTCTGCGAGTAGAACAGCCACCAATGCTGCTACGTTATACACGTTTCATGCACGTCTTTGCCATGCCCAGCCCTGACTTGCTTCTAAAATCTGCCAGGTCTTCAGCATCTAAGTACAATTTGCATTAGAGCAGCAGACACCTGCCTGCTTTTCCCTCCTCATTTGGAGGTTAGGCAGCTGGGGGTGTTCTCTGCCTGCTCCCCTGAATGCTGTAAGGGCCTCTGCAGTGACCGTGGGCCTCTCCATCTCTCGTAGATGTGCTGGACGAGAACCAGAGCAAGCTGAGCGAGGACCTGATGGAGTTCCGCAGGGATGCCTCCATGCTGAACGTGAGGATGGGGCTGGGCCCGGGGGCGTTGGCAGGGCTTGCGCTCAGTTAGCTGCTGGTCTGCTACTTGTTAAGCTTCTCCTGCGGTGGGGGAGCCTTTGGGGTTCCCTCCAGCTTGCTGGCTCTGCTTCCCCcaggtttggtttgtttttactggggctgggggtgggtgAAGGTTTCCTCTAGGCTAAGTTAAAGGTGGCTCAGGGGGTGTGTTCTGGGTGCTGCATCGAGGCTGTTGTTTTAATCGGTTCTGCTGCCTTTTCTCAGCCTCTTGCTGCTCTTGAAATGTTTTAACAGAGGAAAGTACCCGTGCTGCAGAGAGCCCTCTGCTCCAAAGCCTGGGCACTCCTCTGCCTTTTACAGTAGCCAGGGACAGTGCGTCCTCCTTGCCTGCAGAGAAAGCAGGCAGACAAGCAGATCCCTGCTAGCAAGCTGGGAGTGAGAGGTGTCTCATGATTTTGGACCTCATTCAAGCACTGATGTTGGATAGACATTCTTCCCTAGCTCCAGCAGGCTGCATCCCACTGGTTGCACTGACTGGGAGGAGCTCGCCCTGGCTTACCTAAGCACACTGATGAAGTGGGTCCTCGTGGATGCAGCAGGGACTGGGCTGTGGAGGAGGCTACAAAGAGACCTTCCAGTTCTTCAGCAAAATGGGCTTCAAAAGCCCAGCTGAACAAACAGCCCTTGTAActgatttgattatttttagcAGTTTGGTGAATGGCAGGGGAAGGACACTATGCTCTGAGAGGTGTTTCTGTGCCTGCTTGAATACTGAAGAGTTGAGTGCAGGTCCGAGATGCTGTCAGAACTCCGTGGTCTCTGGAGAGAGGTgacagggagggaggcagcccTAGAGCAGGAGACCTCCACTCGTAGAATGAGTCAGCTGCTAAGGGAGGGCATGCACGGGGAGGCAAGATCTGTCCAAGGGCAGGAACAGTTTTAGCAGTGGCTGGGGACAATCTGAAAGCCATGCTCAGAGGGGCAAGCTGCTGTTGATAGCTCTGCAGCTCATGCagcttcttctgtttttcaggatGAGCTCTCCCACATTAATGCTCGACTCAACATGGGCATCCTTGGATGTGAGTATGCACAGTTCTCCTCCGCTCGGGCTGGTTTGGGGTGATGGCAGCGAGGCTTTTTAGGCTAGGTCTCTGATACGAAAAGTACCAGTTTATAAAAAGTACCAGATATAAAAAGTACCAGTTTCCTGCGGTGGAAGCAGTGAGTTGTTTGCAGGATCAACACCGCTGCAGGAGACTGGTGGGAGATGGTTTGCCAGAAGCAGTGGCCAAATGGGCACTAACTCAGTGCTGCGGGGTTCCTAGCTGCTGGAGATGTCCCTAGATCCAGCCTGGCAGTTGCATGAGGGAGACGAGTCCTGAGGCTCAAAGCAAAGATAAATCAATGTGCTGGAAGGATGGGACACGAGACTCTCTGGCCAGACTGCTGCAACAGCACGGGGTGTGAGGAGAGTgccgggctgctgcagggagccctgtcCCCTCCAAACTGCCCCCGATGTGGTGCAGCATCCTTCTCCCCCTCTAACCTGCCCTCTTCTTTCCCTAGCCTATGACCCTCAGCAGATCTTCAAGTGCAAGGGGACCTTCGTGGGACACCAGGGCCCTGTctggtgtttgtgtgtttacTCCATAGGAGATTTGCTCTTCAGTGGCTCTTCAGACAAAACCATTAAGGTAAGGGCCCTGCCTCCTGTTTTGTGTTCCAGGTGGGACAGAAGCTGAGTTCCAGTTCAGCCGGGAGGCTGAGAGGGGTGTTACATCCCGAGGTTTCTCCTGAAACCTTAAATTAATCTTTGCAATTATAATTGGGCAAAATCTACTTTGGTTTTGCTGTGAGGAAATGTTACATGATAGGGAAATCGAGAGACAAATAGTGCTTTTTGTGAAACCCTGGTGAGAATCTCGTTCTTGCTGCTTGTCTTTTTGCTTTATGTGGTGTCTAGTGCATCTACGCCTatttcagcttctgcttttattttccattgttACAAAAAGTCATATTAGAAAAAACGTTTTTCCCTGGTAAAACGTgtcctttttccattttatggcatgtttgtttttcttcgcCCTGTTTTCAGTAACTCAAACTGACAGCACTGCTCCAGTGCCACCTAAACAACAGTTCCCAGTGTCACCGTGTTGGCTGCTGGCTGAGCTGGGGAGCTGTGCCacgagccctgccagcagcagggctgtggttCAGGTTTTTTTGAGGGAGAGCAAAGCCACATGGAAGAAAATGGACATTGCTGCATTTTAGTGAAAGAGAACAGCTTTCTGCCCTGTCCTGGCTGCTCTGGGCACCGCCCAGCCAAGTGAGCACCACGTTCCTGCCTTCACTCTGGAGAGGAAGCTTAACCCTGCCACCACAGGGTAGAATTACTCTGTGGTGGCAGAGCAGGCCGTGCTGTGCTGCTTGAGCCCCAGGGACAGGGTGTGAAATGCTAAAACaggaggctgggagctgctgctgtggttcAGTGTGGTGTTTTGGCCTGGGGCTGTGAAAGGCGGTGCTGGCGAGGGCTGGTGCGTGCTCCTCTTCGGTGCCTCTTGTTAACTTCAGCCTGACCCTTTGCAGTAAATTTCCTTTCCTAGACATGCTTATCTGTGCCTGGGAGCCAGGAACACAGGTGCCCAGATGACACAGTCTGTTTCCTCCTTTCCATGCTTTTGTGGCTTTGCTGACATCCTGCCCGGCTCCCCAGCTGCCGTGTGTGCAGGCGTGTGACCCGCTGCTGCCTTGTGTTTCCTGGTAGGTCTGGGATACCTGTACCACATACAAGTGCCAAAAGACCCTGGAGGGTCACGATGGAATTGTACTGGCTCTCTGCATCCAGGGGTGAGTGGACAGGGACACGTGCCCTGCAGGAGAGGGTTGCGAGCACTGGGGGCTCCCGAGCATGTCCTTGCGGTTCCCACCCTAAGTCCTGCACGTGCCAGGGTTGTGCACGTGTTTCAGGGTgtgggtggtggggagaggaggcctGCTGGTTCGCAAGGTCCCAGATCTCACCTTTAGATGAACCTCTTCATAAATCTCGCATCTTGCCtctttgctctttaaaaatTGACGAAGCGCCTATCTCCGTGGCTTCCCCTGCTGTCCCGCCTTCCTTCCCTGCTCACCCATggggtgctgggctgctgctcgAAGAGACAAACCAGCCTGGCCCCCCCACAAGCCCAGactctgctcctggggctgctgccttgGGTCTTGGCCCAGTGAGGCTGTGGGACTGCGGCTCCTCGCCCAGCACGGTGCCTGGGAGCGAGCTGGGGCCCTGCACTGGCTCCTCTCCGTCGCTGACCtccttttgttttgtggtgACATTTCAGGAACAAGCTGTACAGCGGCTCTGCTGACTGCACCATTATCGTGAGTACCCAGgacccctgccctgctggggggtgGAGATGTGAGATTTACAGGCAGCCCCGAGCTCTTGTATGGCAGGAGCTTGCAGCCTTTTTCCTACGGAGCTCTTCGGCTGCCAGTGGTGTAGGATTGATGTCCCGTGTGTGCTTTATCTAGGGCCTTTAGCCAACTTCCTTGTGGGTTGTGTTTAGGTGTTCCTGCTGCCTGGATGTCCCGCTCCCCTCCTGCATGGGGAGCTCTGGGGgctctgggctggggcagggtgagGCCAGTGGCTCCCCCAAATGCCCTCTCCTGcctgttttctctcccctcTGGAGGCAAAGaggaagagctgcagcacaaggggcctgcccctgcccctcacGGGCACTCTTCTTCTCCTTTGCAGGTCTGGGATATTCAGAACCTGCAGAAAGTGAACACGATCCGAGCACACGACAATCCTGTTTGCACTTTGGTCTCCTCGCACAACATGCTGTTCAGCGGCTCCCTCAAAGCCATCAAGGTAGAGCTCGGGGGTGGCTCCTCTTGATCCAGTTGGGGGCTGATGCTACAAGCTGTCAGGTAGCAGTTTCCAAGCAGGAATAAGGTGGCATTTTGGTCTTTAAGCTGGTTGCTCCATTCTCCGGAGCAGCACAGAAAAGCCCAGCTACACGGAGCAGCCAGCACTGCAGAGGTTTAGCCTGTGCTTGGTGCTGGCCAGAGATGCTGGctgagaaaatgtttgttttttccaaccCTGTCAACCTGAGGCTGCAGGTGGAGTTCCTTGGCAGTTCCTGAGTGCGTGCATCCTTGAGCCCCCAACAAGCCTGCTCAGAGCATTGCAAATTGtgagctggctgctgcttcaGGCTGCCTGTTTTGAACCCCCCCTCCGAAGGATCTTGAATCTGCATTCTTTTCCtaaaacatgcagaaataaGGGAACAGCTTTGCAAGCTGCCCTTTAAAGCCTTGGCTAGATTCCCGTGGTTCTGCTTCCAGCTCCTGGTGAGACAGCTTCTGGGAGCGTCCATCTGTAGGAGAGCGCAtgctcttttcttcagctgggGCCCGGGGTGCTTCAGCTGTCTGCAGAGTGCGTGGGGCTGGGGTGACAGCGCTGAGCAGCAGGAGAACGTGGGGCCTTTCCTTGTGGTCATCCTCAGCCTCTTGCTGCCCGGTGAGCCGAGAGgtcagcagcactgctgggagCAGCGGCGTGAGCTCCATCAGCCTCTGCGTGCTGAGGGCTTCAGCAGGGCTTCTCCAGGAGCTGTGGGAATGGAGCCCTGCGTCCTGGGGACAGGCTGCGAGGGGAAGTCCAGAGCAGGGTTTTACTCTGGTTTTGGTTTAGGTTTTCCAAGCCCAAGGCTCTGTTAAGGAAAGGTCTCTGCCTGTGGTAATGCAGGCTCTGAGCTAGTTCTCCCAGACCCTCAGGGAAGAGGCTTATTCTGCCTCGTTTTATCTGCCAGGCTGTGGGCGCAACTGATTCCCACGAGGCAGGAGAATGAGCACAGGGCTCCATTTGGTGAGCTCTCAGGGCCCTGTGACTGACTGCGTGTTTGTGCTCTCCACAGGTCTGGGATATTGTGGGAACCGAGCTCAAGCTGAAGAAGGAACTGACAGGTCTCAATCACTGGGTGCGCGCGCTGGTGGCTTCTCAAAACTATCTCTACAGCGGATCGTACCAAACAATCAAGGTGAGCCTGGTGGCAGTCCTGAGCCGTCAGCTGTCCCTGATACACAtctgtgctctgcagcctgggctggttGGGCAGGACAAAAGGCTCGGATGGGAGGGCGCTGCTGCAGCATTGCTGGCACGCGGGGTTTTACTGTGCTGATCCCATCAGTGCGGGCACAAACGCGGGGCTCTGGCTGGTCCCCGTGCGTGCAGCTGCTCGGGGATGCTCGCTGAGATGAAACACAGCCTCACAGCCACGGCGCCTCCCgctgcccctgcagctgctgcagcgctATCTGTGCTGCCAGTCCTGCTGATAAGAGGAGAAGGTCACTGCCTGGGTGCAGAGTTACCATCAATCTGCGTGTGGTTTCCGAAATGCTCTCGTCTGTCTTGGCTCAGGCTTTGATGAATAGCTCACCTCTCAGCATCTGGGTGACACGAGAGAATCTGAAGTTTCCCTCCTCAGTTAATAAATCCCTATTAATTTGCCTGCATCAGTTTCTAGTGCTATCAGGGACTGGGTtgcgtgtgcatgtgtgtgcatagCCACACGCACAAAGCATGCGATCTCTAtaattttttcagtcttgatgTCCAAAGTTGGGCAGCTAAATAAGGCAGCAGGACTTTGCTCATCAGTGCTGACTCTTTCAGATCTGGGACATCCGGAACTTGGAGTGTGTGCACGTGCTGCAGACGTCAGGAGGCAGCGTGTACTCCATCGCTGTGACAAACCACCACATTGTGTGTGGCACCTACGAGAACCTCATCCACGTAAGGGCTGCGGGGTTTGATGCCTGTGgtggcctggggctgggggagatggGCAAGGAGATGGGACGCTGGTCAGACACGGCACATCCAGAGCATGGGTGCGCAGCGCCTGTCCTGGAGGTGAGCACCACCAGAAGGTGGTGGCCTGCAGCCCAGTG includes these proteins:
- the TRAF7 gene encoding E3 ubiquitin-protein ligase TRAF7 isoform X1, with product MSSNKNARYNRFSSGTTNITTSENTNGTRMETTFGPAYSAVTTITKADGTNTFKQHRRTPSSSSTLTYSPRDEDDGMPPISTPRRSDSAISVRSLHSESNMSLRSTFSLHEEEEEPEPLVFAEQPSVKLCCQLCCSVFKDPVITTCGHTFCRRCALTSEKCPVDNAKLTVVVNNIAVAEQIGELFIHCKYGCRPAASSKPAAFEVDPRGCPFTIKLSARKDHESSCDYRPVRCPNNPSCPPLLKMNLEAHLKECEHIKCPHSKYGCTFIGNQDTYETHLETCKFEGLKEFLQQTDDRFHEMQVAMAQKDQEIAFLRSMLGKLSEKIDQLEKNLELKFDVLDENQSKLSEDLMEFRRDASMLNDELSHINARLNMGILGSYDPQQIFKCKGTFVGHQGPVWCLCVYSIGDLLFSGSSDKTIKVWDTCTTYKCQKTLEGHDGIVLALCIQGNKLYSGSADCTIIVWDIQNLQKVNTIRAHDNPVCTLVSSHNMLFSGSLKAIKVWDIVGTELKLKKELTGLNHWVRALVASQNYLYSGSYQTIKIWDIRNLECVHVLQTSGGSVYSIAVTNHHIVCGTYENLIHVWDIETKEQVRTLTGHVGTVYALAVISTPDQTKVFSASYDRSLRVWSMDNMICTQTLLRHQGSVTALAVSRGRLFSGAVDSTVKVWTC
- the TRAF7 gene encoding E3 ubiquitin-protein ligase TRAF7 isoform X2 encodes the protein MSLRSTFSLHEEEEEPEPLVFAEQPSVKLCCQLCCSVFKDPVITTCGHTFCRRCALTSEKCPVDNAKLTVVVNNIAVAEQIGELFIHCKYGCRPAASSKPAAFEVDPRGCPFTIKLSARKDHESSCDYRPVRCPNNPSCPPLLKMNLEAHLKECEHIKCPHSKYGCTFIGNQDTYETHLETCKFEGLKEFLQQTDDRFHEMQVAMAQKDQEIAFLRSMLGKLSEKIDQLEKNLELKFDVLDENQSKLSEDLMEFRRDASMLNDELSHINARLNMGILGSYDPQQIFKCKGTFVGHQGPVWCLCVYSIGDLLFSGSSDKTIKVWDTCTTYKCQKTLEGHDGIVLALCIQGNKLYSGSADCTIIVWDIQNLQKVNTIRAHDNPVCTLVSSHNMLFSGSLKAIKVWDIVGTELKLKKELTGLNHWVRALVASQNYLYSGSYQTIKIWDIRNLECVHVLQTSGGSVYSIAVTNHHIVCGTYENLIHVWDIETKEQVRTLTGHVGTVYALAVISTPDQTKVFSASYDRSLRVWSMDNMICTQTLLRHQGSVTALAVSRGRLFSGAVDSTVKVWTC